Proteins from one Natrinema salinisoli genomic window:
- a CDS encoding AbrB/MazE/SpoVT family DNA-binding domain-containing protein — protein sequence MPDTTLDDRGRLTLPKGLRERYGDHYHIVDLHDGIKLIPVADDPLEALREEFADGEERTAELRAEAREAASDEAGR from the coding sequence ATGCCGGATACGACACTGGACGATCGTGGTCGCCTGACGCTTCCGAAAGGGCTCCGAGAGCGATACGGCGATCACTACCATATCGTCGATCTTCACGATGGCATCAAGCTGATTCCAGTCGCAGACGACCCCCTCGAGGCGCTCAGAGAAGAGTTCGCGGACGGCGAGGAAAGGACAGCCGAACTCCGTGCGGAGGCGCGTGAAGCGGCGTCCGACGAAGCCGGACGCTAA
- a CDS encoding FixH family protein codes for MEDQSSHGDGADETTRGYAPVGHAAPGGLALAANGVRLEPSETRFEPEVATDWTFRIVDEDGKAVTDFEEAHGQRGHLIVVRRDLTRFRHLHPELASDGTWSVEGLTLPDPGVYRAFVDVVLDGHSTTLGFDLFASEPGTIEARPNSSRRATAGEYEIELLTNEIVAREGSRLIFEVRRDDDPVSELGQYLGALGHLVAVREGDLAYLHVHPEATAPDSGRVEFGATFPTPGRYRLFLQTRPEGTLTTTQFDVHIRT; via the coding sequence ATGGAGGATCAATCGAGCCACGGTGACGGAGCAGACGAGACGACGCGGGGATATGCACCCGTGGGACACGCTGCGCCTGGGGGATTGGCACTGGCCGCGAACGGAGTCCGGCTCGAGCCCTCGGAGACGCGATTCGAACCCGAGGTGGCCACCGACTGGACGTTCCGAATCGTCGACGAGGACGGGAAAGCGGTGACCGATTTCGAGGAAGCGCACGGGCAGCGCGGTCACCTCATCGTCGTTCGGCGGGACCTCACTCGATTCCGGCATCTCCACCCGGAACTGGCGTCAGACGGGACGTGGTCCGTCGAGGGGCTGACGTTACCGGATCCGGGCGTATATCGGGCGTTCGTGGATGTCGTCCTCGATGGACACTCGACGACGCTCGGGTTCGATCTGTTCGCTTCGGAACCCGGAACGATCGAAGCGCGGCCGAACTCGTCGCGCCGAGCGACGGCAGGCGAGTACGAAATCGAACTGCTCACGAACGAGATTGTCGCTCGGGAAGGAAGCCGATTGATCTTCGAAGTCCGCCGTGACGACGATCCCGTTTCGGAATTGGGACAGTATCTCGGAGCGCTCGGCCACCTCGTCGCGGTCCGTGAGGGGGACCTCGCGTATCTCCACGTCCATCCCGAGGCGACTGCACCCGACAGCGGACGTGTCGAATTCGGGGCGACGTTTCCGACCCCGGGACGGTATCGACTGTTTCTGCAGACCAGGCCGGAAGGGACCTTGACGACGACGCAGTTCGACGTTCACATCCGCACGTAA
- a CDS encoding hemolysin family protein, with protein MVAVDLAFSFGRLLFAFFLVFLNGFFVAAEFAYVRIRPTQIQTLVDEGRSSAKLVQEAEENLDDYLATTQLGITIASLGLGWVGEPAIASLLEPVLGPVLPAGTLHLVSIAIGFSIITFLHVVFGELAPKTLAIADAERIALLVAAPMKFFYYIFLPGIIVFNGTANFFTRLIGVAPPSERDESHSQEEILRIVSQSGQQGAVDMDEVEMIEAIFDLGDTVAREVMIPRPDVITVRAGMPLSELRGVAANGNYTRFPVVDEESDDPVVGFVHAKDILQAIEAADGDDTTDEERAAEPTARDLARDVLIVPETRRIDEILAEFRRQNVQMAVVIDEWGAFEGILTIEDVIEVVVGEIQDEFDVADMEPTVDELPDGRYGVDGGVPLADVNDALGTTFEADAYDTIAGLVLSRLGRAPEVGDSIEADGYELTVDDVDGTRISSVIVSESVTEAEESSG; from the coding sequence ATGGTAGCGGTTGATCTCGCCTTTTCGTTCGGGCGGCTCCTTTTCGCCTTCTTCCTGGTCTTCCTGAACGGGTTCTTCGTCGCCGCGGAGTTCGCGTACGTTCGGATCCGACCGACGCAGATTCAGACGCTCGTCGACGAAGGCCGGTCGTCGGCGAAACTCGTCCAGGAGGCCGAGGAGAACTTGGACGACTACCTCGCGACGACCCAGCTGGGTATCACGATCGCATCGCTGGGGCTGGGGTGGGTCGGCGAACCGGCTATCGCCTCGCTACTCGAGCCCGTGCTCGGGCCAGTGCTTCCAGCAGGAACGCTTCATCTGGTATCCATCGCGATCGGGTTCAGTATCATCACCTTCCTGCACGTCGTCTTCGGGGAGCTCGCGCCGAAGACCCTCGCCATCGCGGACGCCGAGCGGATCGCGCTGCTCGTCGCCGCGCCGATGAAGTTCTTCTACTACATCTTCCTCCCAGGGATCATCGTCTTCAACGGGACGGCGAACTTTTTCACTCGGCTCATCGGCGTCGCACCGCCATCCGAGCGCGACGAGAGCCACAGTCAAGAGGAGATTCTGCGTATCGTCTCACAGTCGGGCCAACAGGGCGCGGTCGACATGGACGAAGTCGAGATGATCGAGGCGATTTTCGATCTCGGCGACACGGTCGCTCGCGAAGTCATGATCCCGCGCCCGGACGTCATCACCGTCAGAGCGGGAATGCCCCTCTCCGAACTCCGCGGCGTTGCTGCCAACGGGAACTACACGCGATTCCCCGTCGTCGACGAGGAGTCCGACGACCCCGTCGTCGGCTTCGTTCACGCGAAGGACATCCTCCAGGCGATCGAAGCTGCAGACGGTGACGACACGACCGACGAGGAACGAGCGGCCGAACCGACCGCACGCGACCTCGCTCGAGACGTCCTCATCGTTCCCGAGACGCGCCGGATCGACGAGATCCTCGCCGAGTTCCGGCGACAAAACGTCCAGATGGCGGTCGTCATCGACGAGTGGGGGGCCTTCGAAGGGATCCTGACGATCGAGGACGTCATCGAGGTGGTCGTCGGCGAGATTCAAGACGAGTTCGACGTCGCCGACATGGAGCCGACCGTCGACGAACTCCCCGACGGTCGGTACGGCGTAGACGGCGGCGTCCCGCTGGCGGACGTCAACGACGCCCTCGGGACGACGTTCGAAGCCGACGCGTACGACACAATCGCGGGTCTCGTGTTGAGCCGCCTCGGCCGTGCGCCCGAAGTCGGCGACTCGATCGAGGCCGACGGCTACGAGCTCACCGTCGACGACGTGGACGGAACGCGCATCTCGAGCGTGATCGTCAGCGAGAGCGTTACGGAGGCCGAGGAGTCGTCCGGTTGA
- a CDS encoding competence/damage-inducible protein A produces the protein MNVAIVTVGDEILAGSTTNTNASWLAQRITERGSTVARILTIPDERELIADYVARWSDEFDAVIVTGGIGGTPDDVTVEAVADGLEREFVVHGEIRDRLVEKAAAFRDENPDMVEEYDLQLDIDAAASIPEGATPIVVDEGWAPGCIVENVYVFAGIPDEMRAMFEAVGDEFQGEAVARTLYTPAPEGSLYDALEGVTDRFDVSVGSYPRSENRPGRLRVSSTDPETVDAAIEWLRDHVETTDPPTETDAAE, from the coding sequence ATGAACGTCGCGATCGTCACCGTCGGCGACGAAATTCTCGCAGGGTCGACGACCAACACCAACGCGTCGTGGCTCGCCCAGCGGATCACCGAACGCGGCAGTACCGTCGCTCGCATTCTGACGATTCCCGACGAGCGCGAGCTCATCGCCGACTACGTCGCCCGCTGGAGCGACGAGTTCGACGCCGTGATCGTCACCGGCGGGATCGGGGGCACTCCCGACGACGTAACCGTCGAAGCCGTCGCCGACGGCCTCGAGCGCGAGTTCGTCGTCCACGGCGAGATTCGAGACCGGCTGGTCGAAAAGGCGGCCGCGTTCCGGGACGAAAACCCGGACATGGTCGAGGAGTACGACCTCCAGCTCGACATCGACGCCGCGGCGTCGATCCCCGAAGGCGCGACGCCGATCGTCGTCGACGAGGGGTGGGCCCCGGGCTGTATCGTCGAGAACGTCTACGTCTTCGCCGGCATCCCCGACGAGATGCGGGCGATGTTCGAGGCGGTCGGTGACGAGTTTCAGGGCGAGGCAGTCGCCCGAACGCTGTACACGCCGGCCCCGGAGGGATCGCTGTACGACGCGCTCGAGGGCGTCACCGATCGGTTCGACGTCTCCGTCGGGAGTTATCCGCGAAGCGAGAACCGACCCGGCCGGCTCCGCGTCTCGAGTACCGATCCGGAGACGGTCGACGCGGCGATCGAGTGGCTGCGCGACCACGTCGAGACGACTGACCCGCCGACCGAAACGGACGCGGCCGAGTAA
- a CDS encoding metal-dependent hydrolase, with product MPSTVVHVAFAGLIGVALLGERFDTRSILVVMGCSALLDLDTVIGIVVPGTHRAALHNVWIVLLPAGFLLWDAVIREESIVRARWGDAAPRVAWATLAGLLFAHVLFDAFFNGVNLFWPLHDRFYDLSGTLLVTDQRGLVQTFVELDGGTVADSTTRGTTENTHYRTGFDPTRDEPATGVERIFPIAATGERFVLTLAGYTVVVARIVEDRRSA from the coding sequence ATGCCGTCGACCGTCGTCCACGTCGCGTTCGCGGGACTGATCGGAGTCGCGTTGCTGGGCGAGCGGTTCGACACCCGATCGATTCTGGTCGTGATGGGGTGTAGCGCCCTCCTCGATCTGGATACGGTGATCGGAATCGTCGTTCCCGGGACCCACCGCGCGGCGTTACACAACGTCTGGATCGTCCTCCTCCCGGCCGGGTTCCTCCTGTGGGACGCGGTGATCCGCGAGGAGTCGATCGTTCGCGCGCGGTGGGGAGACGCCGCCCCGCGCGTCGCGTGGGCTACCCTTGCGGGACTCCTGTTCGCACACGTGCTGTTCGACGCCTTCTTCAACGGCGTCAACCTCTTCTGGCCGCTTCACGACCGGTTTTACGACCTCTCGGGAACCCTACTCGTAACCGATCAGCGCGGCCTCGTCCAGACGTTCGTCGAACTTGACGGCGGAACCGTCGCCGACTCGACGACGCGCGGGACGACCGAAAACACCCACTACAGGACGGGGTTCGATCCCACACGAGACGAACCCGCGACGGGCGTCGAGCGGATCTTCCCCATCGCTGCGACCGGCGAGCGGTTCGTGCTCACCCTCGCCGGGTATACGGTAGTCGTCGCGCGGATCGTGGAGGATCGGCGATCCGCGTGA
- a CDS encoding helix-turn-helix domain-containing protein: MGGRGPKRELAEKIAGEITLSDDPGATLRKWRTDFDVSQTDLAAELEVSSSVISDYESGRRESPGIGVVGRLVEGLLAIDERRGGERIRQYGRVLSAGFDSDVVYDLREYATSIPLTTLYDDLEATEVAESGTDSVSGHTVIDSIEAITRLSSEEFFRLYGQSTNRVLVFTGVTRGESPLVALRVVNPTPNAVILHGIDEADLWDHAADLARIDGYSLAVTNAPLDEMLEYLVSLE, translated from the coding sequence ATGGGTGGACGCGGACCGAAACGGGAACTCGCCGAGAAGATCGCCGGGGAAATCACGCTCAGTGACGACCCCGGTGCCACGCTGCGCAAGTGGCGCACCGATTTCGACGTCTCGCAGACTGATCTCGCTGCCGAACTCGAGGTTTCGTCGTCGGTCATCTCCGATTACGAGAGTGGGCGGCGGGAGAGCCCCGGCATCGGCGTCGTGGGCAGACTCGTCGAGGGACTGCTCGCGATCGACGAGCGACGCGGCGGCGAGCGAATCAGACAGTACGGCCGCGTCCTCTCGGCGGGGTTCGACAGCGACGTCGTCTACGACCTCCGGGAGTACGCGACGTCGATCCCGCTCACGACGCTGTACGACGATCTCGAGGCGACCGAAGTGGCCGAAAGCGGGACCGACAGCGTCAGCGGCCACACGGTCATCGACAGCATCGAGGCGATCACGCGGCTCTCGAGCGAGGAGTTCTTCCGCCTCTACGGACAGAGCACGAACCGCGTCCTCGTCTTTACGGGCGTCACGCGCGGCGAATCCCCGCTCGTCGCGCTGCGCGTCGTCAATCCGACGCCCAACGCCGTCATCCTGCACGGAATCGACGAGGCCGACCTCTGGGATCACGCGGCCGATCTCGCGAGAATCGACGGCTACTCGCTCGCCGTCACGAACGCGCCGCTCGACGAGATGCTCGAGTACCTCGTCAGCCTCGAGTGA